The Leucothrix mucor DSM 2157 DNA window TGCCAATATGATTCAGCAGGGTGAAATCCTACCGGAAACGCTGGTTTCGGATACGCCAGTGCGTTATTCCGGTTACTCGCCAAATAATTTTAGTCGGGACTTTCGGGGTGCAGTCGTGGCGCGTGCGGCGCTTGCCAGTTCGCTAAATATCCCTGCCGTGAATATGCTCAGCTATCACGGCGTTGAGCGCTTTTTAGATGCCTTGCGCCAAATGGGCATGGAGCATTTACATCGCAATGCCCGCGACTATGGTTTGCCGTTGGTATTGGGTGGGGGCGAAGGCACGCTTTGGGAGCTAACCGGCATGTATGCCAACTTGGCCTCATTGGCACAGCAAATGCAGCCGCCCAAAGCCTTGTACTACCAGCAGCCGGTAGTGAAAAAAGGCCAAGCCACACAAACCAAACGCCGCAGCGCCATTAGCCCTGCCGCTTCATGGATGACCTTGCAAGCACTGCTGGAAGTGGCACGCCCTGGTAATGAAGGCTATTGGAAAAGCTTTAACAGCACGCACAAAATTGCCTGGAAAACCGGCACCAGCTTTGGCTTTCGCGATGCTTGGGCAATTGGCACCACGCCGGAATATACCGTTGGCGTGTGGATTGGCAATGCCTCCGGCGAAGGGCGGCCCGCAATGACTGGCGTGACTGTTGCTGCACCGGTTATGTTTGAAATGTTCAACCGCTTACCACTGGAAGTCGACTGGTTTGAAAAGCCAACCGCACAAATGAAAACTGTCCGACTCTGTAAGGACGATGGCTTCTTAGCAAATGATTTATGCGATGCTAAAGATTATCTGATTCCGCAGGATAGCCATTTTTCGCGGTCTTCACCCAATCATCAGCGCATTCATATTATAGAAGAGGATGGCCAAACTTGGCGGGTACACAGCGGTTGTGAATCCGTATCGCGAATGCAGACTAAAAACTGGTTTGTATTGCCGCCCGATCAGGCCTTTTATTTCAGGCAGTATCATGCGAATTATCAGGAACTGCCGCCGTGGCGTGAAGATTGTAAAAATGAAATGCTGGCTTTGCCGGATGACAATCCGATCTCGCTGATTTATCCACGGAATAATACACAGATCTATATTCCGAAAGATTTAGGTAATGAGCGCAGTAAAGTCGTATTTAAAGCTGTGCATCGCGATTCAGAAGCGCGTTTATTCTGGCATTTGGATAATACCTTTTTAGGTACGACGCAGGATTTTCATGAGCAGGCAGTGTGGATTGGTGCGGGTGAGCATGTGCTGACATTAGTAGATGAGGCAGGGCATCAGCAGGAGCAATTATTTACTGTGCTGAGTGAGGATGACGAGTGATTGTGAAACTAAAGCTATCGTCTTAAAGTGGTAAAAAATTAACTAAATCAAATAGGTAATGCACTAACTAGCTATGCTTTTATCAGGTTTTCCAATTTGGCACACACTGCGTGCCAAATTGCTTAAGTAGTATTGCGAGGTCTTTATTGAAGCAGGGTGAGTGACTTAGACATAAATCAGAACTCGTATCGGAATGTCTCTTCTTCCTGACCACGCATTACGCTAATCGATAACTGATCAGCACTAATAAAGTTATACAACGCCTGCTGCACCGTTGATGGATCATTTAGGCGTACGCCATTCAGCTCAGTCACCACATCACCAGGGCGGAATCCCACCTGATATAACAAGCGCAGGCGGTTAGTTAAATGCAGCCGGAAGCCCTTCACCTGTCCATCCATAATCAATGGCTCGGGCGCGGTAAACTGGGCCAGTAACGACACATCATTCATCACATCCTCACGCAGCTTTTGTAAATCCTGCTGGCCTAAATTCTGGCCACGCTTGCGAGGATCAGATGAGGCATTTGAATTAACCTGAAATGACGACTGACCCGCATTAATACTGGCCGATTCCGCTGAGGTTGATCGGGCCTCTTGGGCCATTTCAGTGGTTTCGCCATCCACTAAATAAATCTCTTGTCGAACGCCACGATTATCAATCACCACTTTATCCACAAAGATTTCCACAACGTTTACGCCGTCAGTAATCGAGTCGCCTTCGGAGTACATGCCTTGCTCGCCGCCAGTTTGTGAGATCACGGCAATGGCTTTGTTTTTGCTATCGCTAATGGGCGCAGAACTTTTAGCTAACAGCGCAATGGAGCGGTCGGGTGCTGGTTTTGCTTTTGGCTCTGGCTCAAATAATGATGAGGAGCCAAACAAAGCATCCAGATCGGAGCTGATTTTAGCCACGATGGTTTTTTCAATGGCTTTGGTGGTATCGACTAAAGTTGCTTTGTAGTTACTTTCAGCGGCCCCATCGGAGCGCTTTTTAGCCCACAAACCATGCAAACTTAAAGCCACGGGTGGCAATGCAGGTTTTGCCGGAGGAGGTGGTGCTTGGCGTACGACCGGTGCTGCAATGGCACGGCGCTTCACTTCACCAAATAAATGCGTGCTAGCAATCATTTGCCCAAAGTTTTGCGGTGCCTGAAATTGAGTTTGGCTCATGGCTTGCGGAATCGGGCTGGCAGCCACATCTTGCGGCGGCGCTAAACCCATCCAAAGCAACTTCGCTAAGGACGCCGACAATGCCATAACCAGCAACGGGGTAATAAAACCCGGTAGGCGCTGGATCAATGTAGGATTGTGGTTACTCATAGCGGTGGCAAACTCTGGAAAAATATTATTGTTATGATCATTCGACTAATTGTCGGGTATCTGCACAGATGCTATCAGCAGATTTAGCGAAGCGCCAAAATTTCCGACCTGTGCGATAGTATCTGCGACCAAACCAAGCTTTATAAATCGCCCCAGCGTTGTTGGAGCGAAGCCAGCCCTGCAATCACTGCCGTTTCAGCGCGTAAAATGCGCGGCCCAAACGTAATGGTTTGCACCGATTGCGCCTGCATTAACGCCACTTCATCATCATGAAAACCACCCTCTGGCCCCACTAATAATGATAGCGCTTGAGCATCTGGCATATCCAATCCCGCTAAGGACTGCGTGGCTTCCGGTAGCATGGCTAAGCGTAAAGTATCGTCTTCACTTTGCAGATAATCGGCAAAGCTTATCACTGGTAAGAGATCAGGTACTTTGGTGCGGCCCGACTGCTCACACGCACTATTAATCACGCCTTGCCAGTGCAGCATTTTCTTCTCAGCACGGCTGGCTTTGAGGTTTAGCACGCTGCGCATCGCTACTACCGGCTGAATCCGCGTAATCCCCATTTCCACCGCTTTTTGCACGGCAAAGTCGAATTTATCCGGCTTAATCAGCGCTAATACTAAAGTAATGGCCAGTGGCGATTCGCGATCAACCGGATCAAACGCCGTGATTTCAATGGTCGAGTCCCGCTTATTCACTTCAGTGAAGTGCGCATGGTATTCGCCCCCCTGACCATTAAAGACGATCAGTTGATCACTCACTTTACTGCGCAACACTTGCACGGCATGGCGATGTAGAGCATCCGGCAACGCCAGTGTTTGTGGCGCGTCTAAAGGCTGATCAAGGTAATAGCGTGGGATTCGCACAGCGGCATCTCCGGAGCGGTAATTCAGGGAGCTTTATAATAATGGGCTTAACCGCTGCGCGCTATTAAATCTCAGGGCTTTCGCAATAAGCTAATCAGCGATAAGGTCATGCGTGCCGTCGCGCCCCACAAAACATAACCGTTATACGGCTCAAAAAAGATCACCGGAAATCGCGACTCCCCAATCGTACGCTCCTGCACCCGATGATTCGCAGGGTCTGCCAGCCAACGCAGCGGAATGGTAAATGCCGCTGCGACTTCGGCGACTTCCAGCGTCAGCTGATACGGCCATGGCAGGGTGCCAACCACTGGAGTGATCTGGTAATTGCTAATGCTATGGTGATGGTTTAGCTCGCCCAGCACTTCCACATCATCCGGATTCACGCCAATTTCTTCGTGGGTTTCACGTAAGGCGGTCATTTCCAGGGAAGTATCGGTTTCTTCATAGCGGCCACCGGCAAATGCCACCTGACCACTGTGCCGATCGTTTTCACGTTCGCTGCGCTTAATAAATAATAAATGCCATTCATCCGCTTCCCGTACAAAGGGAACCAATACCGCCGCTTGCTTATTCGGGGCACTGCCGCCGGGTAGGTCATACGTGGTATTTAAAGGTCGTTGTAAACGCGCGCGAATGTCGTGTTCTGTAATCGTTGCAAGTTCGTTCAATGCACTGCCTCTTGTTGTTTTGTATAAGGGCCACATCCATAATCATAACCTGTTTAATTTTAGCAAACCAATGGGTATAACATGCATATTGATAATGCATCCGGGCCGCGCGCATACGGACAGGGTGACCACAGTTTTCAAACCGCCGGTGGTGAAGCAGGGATTCGCCATCTCGTGACTGAGTTCTACCATCAAATGGCGACCTTACCAGAGGCGCAGCATATCCGCAGTTTGCACCCCGAAGATCAGGAAGAGTCGATCGATAAGCTCGCCTGCTTTCTAACCGGCTGGATGGGCGGGCCGCCGCGCTACGATGAGAAGTACGGACGCATTAGCATTCCGGGGGCGCATTACCACATTGATATCGGGATTGCCGAGCGCGATGCTTGGCTGCTGTGTATGGAAAAGGCGTTGGAATTGGAAGCGGAATACCCACAAGATTTTCGGGAGTATTTAATGAAACAACTGAGTTTTCCCGCGAATTTGTGCCGTAATCGCGATTAAAATGGCTAAGTGGCTAAGTGGCTAAGTGGCTAAGTGGCTAAGTGGCTAAGTGGCTAAGTGGCTAAGTGGCTAAGTGGCTAAGTGGCTAAGTGGCTAAGTGGCTAAGTGGCTAAGTAGCTAAATGGCTAAATGGCTAAATGGCTAAATGGCTAAGTGGCTAAGTGGCTAAGTGGCTAAGTGGCTAAATGGCTAAGCGAGTGATGGGTTGGCAGTTTGAGTGTGACTGCCAACCCGCTATTCAAATTAATGCACCTTAACCGGCACCACCACCACTTTACGGCTGCGCAGTAAGGTATAAATACCGCCGCCAATAATAATGGCACTGCCCAATAAGGTCATAAAGTCTGGTCGCTCTGAAAACACCAAAGCACCCACAACCAAGGCAAACACTAAGCGCGTATAACGAAATGGCGTTACCACGGAGACTTCGCCAGTGCGCATCGCCACCGTCAGCGAATAATAAGCCAGCGTCCCAAATATCGTGGCACCGACAATCTGAGCGGCTGATAAGGCACTCGGAATCACGCCACCACCGGTATACAGCAGCATCACCAAGCCAGTCGGGACCATAATAAAGAAGCCATACACGCCCAGTTGCATATTAGATAATGCAGGCGGTGCTGCGCGGGTGGCCAGATCACGGCCAGCAAAGCCCAACATACCGATCAAGGCTAATAATGAGGAGGCTTCAAAGCCTTCCAAGCCGGGTCGAATAATCATTAACACGCCGATAAAGCCGATCATAATTGCCATCCAGCGACGCCAGCCGACTTTCTCACCGAAGAAAATTGCCGCACCCATGACTACTACTAAAGGTGTCGCTTGCAAAATTGCTGAGGCACTGGAGATGGGTGTTAGCGCAAGAGCCAGTGTAAAAAACACCCGTCCTGTCACTTCGCAAATCACGCGCAGTAAAATCGGTTTAGAGAGAATCGCCGGATGTATCACGCGCTCTTTACGTCGCCAAGTGAGCAGGATAAAAGCACACATACCGCCAAAGCCGAACAGGGCTAATATTTCCCCGACGGGTATTTGTGCTGCAGCGGATTTGATAAACATATCTTCCAGCGCAAACGCGGCCATCGCGATGACCATGTAGAGACTTCCCCGCGTATTATCCAAAGCCTGGCTCCTGTGTGATTGAGTGCCCAATTGAGCGCCGAGTGTAGCACGCGTTAAGGCTTTGACAACCTCACTAGAGCCTTTGAATCATTAAAGTTCGAGGCGCAGCTGGCTCTCAAAAAATTGTGGCTCGCCAGTGATTGGATCAGTAAACTCCAAGGTCTTAGCCAGCAGCTGCAAGGGCGCAGAATAATCCTCGCCTTTATTGGCTAATAATTCAGGATAAAACGGGTCATTTAATATCGGGCAGCCAAGCGCAGTCATGTGAATGCGCAGCTGATGTTGCTTGCCGGTGACTGGTTTTAGCCGATAGCGCGCTAAGTCGCCTTTGACTTCAACTCTATCCACCAGCGTTTCGGCATTTGGCTCACCGGGCGCTTCCTTTTGCAGGAAAAATGGCTCACTTGGCACAATATTGCTGCGATAAATAAAGGGATACTCTCGCTCAATATTCGGCGCAATCGCCTCGTAAGTTTTACGCACTTCCCGATTTTGAAACAGGTTTTGATAAGCACCACGAAAATCAGCATCGCAGCTAAATAACATCACGCCCGCCGTTTCGCGATCCAGCCGGTGAATCGGGCTAATGGCCTCAATCTGAAACCGGTGTTTCAAACGGCTAAGTAAGCTCTCTTTTACAAATCGACCAATCGGTGTGACCGGAATAAAGTGCGGCTTATCGACCACGATTAGATGGTCGTTTTTAAATAAAATGGTTTCCTGAAACGGAATGCGTGGCTCATCCGGAATTTCGCGGTAATAAAACAAAAAACTGGCTTCGGGATAAGGCGTGTCCGCTGCATATGGCGTGCCGTGTTGATCGACCATGCCCCCGAGCGCTAAACGTTCACGTAAAATGTCTTCAGGAATAAACGGAAAACGTTCCAACAGAAAATCCAGCACCGTATCCCAGTGGCCATAAAACTCGCCGGGCTGCTTTAAGCTGCCGCACTTTGGCAACCAAACCCGGCTGGAAGACACGCCATCGCGCATCGGTAGTGGCGAGGCTGGCTTTTGTTTAGATGGTTTTTTTTCGCGTTTGGTATTGATAGTCATGAACCGCTGAAGCTGAGTAAGGGATGAGTCAAGATCGAGGCGTGATTATAACGGGGCAGCGTGTGCGAAGGGAAAATATCCTTAGCGGGATTATTGGCCGCGTCATATTGAGTGTAAAATCCAAACGCCGCTCAGTAGATAAAGCGCGGCGTAATAAAACCCAACAGGATAATCAGTAGGGGACAAATACAGTGCGCTAAACGGCTGGCCTTACCCTGAAAACGCGTTATTATGGCCCGCTCTACTTAATTGATTACGGGGTTAATATGTCTGAACAAATCGTTTTTCTGGATGCATCCACCATTGGCCCCGGCGTTGTTGTTGGCCGACCGGCGTTTGACCACCAATGGCAGGAATACGAGCGTACCGAACCTGAGCAAGTGGTAGCGCGTTTAGCCGGTGCCAGCATCGCAATCAGCAATAAAGTCGCCATTACCCCGGCGATGTTAGAACAACTGCCAGACTTAAAACTGATCGCCGTGGCAGCCACTGGCTACAATATTGTCGACTTAGAGGCCTGCAACGCGCATGGCGTAACCGTCTGCAATATCCGTGGCTATGCGGTTAATACCGTACCGGAGCACACCTTTTCACTGATTCTGGCACTGCGCCGCAATCTGGTGGAATACCGCGAACAAGTGCTGGATGGCGAATGGGTGCGCTCTAATCAGTTCTGCTTTTTTAATCGTCCGATTCGTGATCTGGCTGGATCAAACCTCGGCATTATCGGCGCAGGCGCATTGGGGCAGTCGGTTGGGCGCATTGGCTTAGCCTTTGGCATGAACGTGATGTATCTCAATCAACACATTCGCACAGCGCCTGATCATGGCCAGCTGGTTTCGCTGGAAGAAATGCGTGCACAGGCTGATGTACTCACGCTGCACTGCCCGTTAACGGCTGAAACGCACAATATTATCGATGCTGAATTTTTGCAGGGTATGAAAGACTCTGCGATTGTGGTGAATACCGGTCGCGGCGGTTTGATTGATGAAACAGCACTGGCCGAAGCCTTGAAAGCAGGCGTGATTGCCGGTGCCGGTTTGGATGTGACTGAGGTCGAGCCCGCCGCGATGGATTCGGCCATGATGCAAGTGGCGGATTTACCCAATGTGATCGTTACCCCGCACGTGGCTTGGGCCAGTGTCGGCGGCATGCAAACGCTGGTCGATCAACTCATCGTCAACCTTGAAGCGTTTGCACGCGGCGAGCCTAAAAACGTATTAGGTCGGGATTAAAAAGATATGGTGAATACCCTTGGTGCTGGTCAAATTAATGGTCGCACTCACGGTATTGCCATTGTACTGAGCCTTTAGCTGATACTGGCCCGCCGGAATCCGGAATAAATAACTCTGGGTATTGGCGGCAGTATCAATCAGCTTGCCGCTCATATCCTGAATCAAAAAATCAGCCTTAATAGGGCGGCGTGTCTGCCGCTCGGAGGCTGAAATTCGCAAGCTACCAAACGCCTCGCCAACCGGCGGAGTGCTCGGAGTTGTTGGTGGCGTAGGTGTGGGCGTCGGAGTCGGTGTGCTACCGCCCGAACCTTCTTCTGGAATCAGGAAAATATGATGAATACCCTGCGTTGCGGTCAGCAGGATTTCATTACTCACACTATTGCTGCCAACAATCGCACTTACCTGATAAGGCGCAGCGGGAATGCGGAATAAATGCGAGCTGGTATTACCGGCGGTATCCACGATTTTACCCGCCAGATCCTGCACCAGAAAATCAGCATTCACCGGACGACGCGTTCGCTTATCCGAGGCTGATAAACGCAAACTACCCAAACCACCAACCGGCGGTGTAGGAGGCGTTGGTGGAGTCGGTGTACTGCCGCTGCCACTCGCCGAAATCAGAAAAATATGGTGAATGCCTTTAGTCTGCGTCAGCTCGATCGTATCTGTTTTGGTAGTTCCCGCAGCGGTGGCGCTTACCCGATAGGTACCGACCGGAATCGAGAATTGCTGGCTAGAGATATTATTCGCCGTGGCAATCGTTTCGCCACTTAAGCTCTGAATTTTAAAATTGGCTTTCAGTGGGCGTCGGCTTGGGGTTTCAGAAGCGGATAAACGCAAACTGCCCTTAACCGTCGTGCCACCACCGGGAGGCGGTGCTGTTCCGCCACCGCTACCGGAGCCGCCCGAACCACTGCCGCCTGAT harbors:
- a CDS encoding pseudouridine synthase, translating into MTINTKREKKPSKQKPASPLPMRDGVSSSRVWLPKCGSLKQPGEFYGHWDTVLDFLLERFPFIPEDILRERLALGGMVDQHGTPYAADTPYPEASFLFYYREIPDEPRIPFQETILFKNDHLIVVDKPHFIPVTPIGRFVKESLLSRLKHRFQIEAISPIHRLDRETAGVMLFSCDADFRGAYQNLFQNREVRKTYEAIAPNIEREYPFIYRSNIVPSEPFFLQKEAPGEPNAETLVDRVEVKGDLARYRLKPVTGKQHQLRIHMTALGCPILNDPFYPELLANKGEDYSAPLQLLAKTLEFTDPITGEPQFFESQLRLEL
- a CDS encoding 16S rRNA (uracil(1498)-N(3))-methyltransferase — encoded protein: MRIPRYYLDQPLDAPQTLALPDALHRHAVQVLRSKVSDQLIVFNGQGGEYHAHFTEVNKRDSTIEITAFDPVDRESPLAITLVLALIKPDKFDFAVQKAVEMGITRIQPVVAMRSVLNLKASRAEKKMLHWQGVINSACEQSGRTKVPDLLPVISFADYLQSEDDTLRLAMLPEATQSLAGLDMPDAQALSLLVGPEGGFHDDEVALMQAQSVQTITFGPRILRAETAVIAGLASLQQRWGDL
- a CDS encoding NUDIX hydrolase, with protein sequence MNELATITEHDIRARLQRPLNTTYDLPGGSAPNKQAAVLVPFVREADEWHLLFIKRSERENDRHSGQVAFAGGRYEETDTSLEMTALRETHEEIGVNPDDVEVLGELNHHHSISNYQITPVVGTLPWPYQLTLEVAEVAAAFTIPLRWLADPANHRVQERTIGESRFPVIFFEPYNGYVLWGATARMTLSLISLLRKP
- the pbpC gene encoding penicillin-binding protein 1C, producing MLKRLKRHSLWLLALLLAAGIGFYQCLPEQLFNSPYSSIALSREGRLLGAHIASDEQWRFPPVEQVPEKFAVSLIAFEDKRFYQHPGVDPVAVARALYLNISRGHVVSGGSTLSMQVIRLSQQNPPRTLWNKALEAVRALRLETLHSKAEILNLYASHAPFGGNVVGLEAAAWRYFGRGADQLSWAESAMLAVLPNSPGLIHVNRSRNKLKAKRDRLLKKLEEQGVLSELDYTLAVAESLPQRPKDLPRLAPHLLDTMMLEHRRATPDKPPRFNTTLKYSTQRAAMEVAKHQGEALALQEIHNLAMLVIDNRSFEVLAYVGNTPTERADENGQAIDLTQRPRSTGSTLKPFLFANMIQQGEILPETLVSDTPVRYSGYSPNNFSRDFRGAVVARAALASSLNIPAVNMLSYHGVERFLDALRQMGMEHLHRNARDYGLPLVLGGGEGTLWELTGMYANLASLAQQMQPPKALYYQQPVVKKGQATQTKRRSAISPAASWMTLQALLEVARPGNEGYWKSFNSTHKIAWKTGTSFGFRDAWAIGTTPEYTVGVWIGNASGEGRPAMTGVTVAAPVMFEMFNRLPLEVDWFEKPTAQMKTVRLCKDDGFLANDLCDAKDYLIPQDSHFSRSSPNHQRIHIIEEDGQTWRVHSGCESVSRMQTKNWFVLPPDQAFYFRQYHANYQELPPWREDCKNEMLALPDDNPISLIYPRNNTQIYIPKDLGNERSKVVFKAVHRDSEARLFWHLDNTFLGTTQDFHEQAVWIGAGEHVLTLVDEAGHQQEQLFTVLSEDDE
- a CDS encoding DMT family transporter, which encodes MDNTRGSLYMVIAMAAFALEDMFIKSAAAQIPVGEILALFGFGGMCAFILLTWRRKERVIHPAILSKPILLRVICEVTGRVFFTLALALTPISSASAILQATPLVVVMGAAIFFGEKVGWRRWMAIMIGFIGVLMIIRPGLEGFEASSLLALIGMLGFAGRDLATRAAPPALSNMQLGVYGFFIMVPTGLVMLLYTGGGVIPSALSAAQIVGATIFGTLAYYSLTVAMRTGEVSVVTPFRYTRLVFALVVGALVFSERPDFMTLLGSAIIIGGGIYTLLRSRKVVVVPVKVH
- a CDS encoding type II secretion system protein N encodes the protein MSNHNPTLIQRLPGFITPLLVMALSASLAKLLWMGLAPPQDVAASPIPQAMSQTQFQAPQNFGQMIASTHLFGEVKRRAIAAPVVRQAPPPPAKPALPPVALSLHGLWAKKRSDGAAESNYKATLVDTTKAIEKTIVAKISSDLDALFGSSSLFEPEPKAKPAPDRSIALLAKSSAPISDSKNKAIAVISQTGGEQGMYSEGDSITDGVNVVEIFVDKVVIDNRGVRQEIYLVDGETTEMAQEARSTSAESASINAGQSSFQVNSNASSDPRKRGQNLGQQDLQKLREDVMNDVSLLAQFTAPEPLIMDGQVKGFRLHLTNRLRLLYQVGFRPGDVVTELNGVRLNDPSTVQQALYNFISADQLSISVMRGQEEETFRYEF
- a CDS encoding D-2-hydroxyacid dehydrogenase, which translates into the protein MSEQIVFLDASTIGPGVVVGRPAFDHQWQEYERTEPEQVVARLAGASIAISNKVAITPAMLEQLPDLKLIAVAATGYNIVDLEACNAHGVTVCNIRGYAVNTVPEHTFSLILALRRNLVEYREQVLDGEWVRSNQFCFFNRPIRDLAGSNLGIIGAGALGQSVGRIGLAFGMNVMYLNQHIRTAPDHGQLVSLEEMRAQADVLTLHCPLTAETHNIIDAEFLQGMKDSAIVVNTGRGGLIDETALAEALKAGVIAGAGLDVTEVEPAAMDSAMMQVADLPNVIVTPHVAWASVGGMQTLVDQLIVNLEAFARGEPKNVLGRD
- a CDS encoding group II truncated hemoglobin, yielding MHIDNASGPRAYGQGDHSFQTAGGEAGIRHLVTEFYHQMATLPEAQHIRSLHPEDQEESIDKLACFLTGWMGGPPRYDEKYGRISIPGAHYHIDIGIAERDAWLLCMEKALELEAEYPQDFREYLMKQLSFPANLCRNRD